The Bactrocera neohumeralis isolate Rockhampton unplaced genomic scaffold, APGP_CSIRO_Bneo_wtdbg2-racon-allhic-juicebox.fasta_v2 ctg5652, whole genome shotgun sequence genome contains a region encoding:
- the LOC126767347 gene encoding uncharacterized protein LOC126767347, whose protein sequence is MVKIMVSKQEANKLRKIPLSDSDISRRINDMAKDIQEQVVEKLKNSQHFALQFNESTDVSDCAQFIQGQIHHRIGSLLPLEDAQHKFLQIYFIGNVEHQLDQRQTINTEMRRGILRDLQQLLHEHHTLVRLFKTALDPMPNDDYKVVIRADKRPAGTHERQFNAPTIDEVAVVIVGESRHRSYEALQYPLMFWQGILYEHQYDKSIDRTEGNASDFGRLTTLPATFVRSPRHMHEYTQDAMTYVRHYGRPDLFITFACNPKWIEIVQLLLPGQTSSDRHDITARVFRQKIRSLMHYIVGHRVFRDTRCWMYSIEWQIRGLPLAHIHIWLVEKIQPDQIDDIIFAEIPDSETDPDLQDVVITNMINEPCGAINPQSPCMVDGKCSKRYPQNLTGKDGYPLYRRRSFDDGGRTITVKVKGNDFVVDNSWVVPYSPLLSKTFRAHCNVEYCNSVKSIKYICKYVTKGSDRAAFGLQAPDPNEEITRYQNVHLENGQRVYFTPANAAQRAQNPPATTLTSFFSICQSDPLARALLYSEMPRYYTWNASSKKSQRRKQGNVVPGHPDVRSTEALGRIYRVHPKNDECFYLRLLLVNVRGPTSFESLRTVNGVVLPTFRVAFQELNLHSENPHLDMNEEMHNQVLIEDMCYLMCGSLLARLGMTSPDRGVNDAFERELQREREYICIPLLNPQQKELYDTVMKAIDDGNVGLIFLDSPGGTGKTFLISLILAAVRARSEIAVAVAFSGIAVTMLEGCRSAHSALKLPLNLQAVEEPTCNIAKHSAMAKVLITSKIIIWDECTMSHKRALQALNRTMKDLRNDARLSYF, encoded by the exons ATGGTTAAAATTATGGTCAGTAAGCAGGAggcaaacaaattaagaaaaataccgCTTTCTGACAGTGATATTTCACGCAGAATAAACGATATGGCCAAGGATATTCAAGAACAAGTAGTCGAAAAACTAAAGAATAGCCAACATTTTGCTTTGCAGTTCAATGAATCTACAGATGTTTCCGACTGTGCACAGTTT ATCCAAGGACAAATTCACCATCGAATTGGATCATTGCTACCACTTGAAGACGCACAGCATAAATTCCTTCAAATTTACTTCATAGGCAACGTGGAACATCAACTTGATCAGCGCCAAACAATCAATACGGAAATGAGAAGAGGAATTCTTCGCGATTTGCAGCAGCTGCTTCATGAACATCATACATTGGTTCGGTTATTCAAAACTGCGTTGGATCCCATGCCAAATGATGACTATAAGGTCGTGATCAGAGCGGATAAACGACCTGCTGGAACGCACGAACGCCAATTTAACGCTCCAACAATAGATGAGGTTGCAGTTGTGATTGTTGGCGAAAGCCGCCATCGTTCATACGAAGCATTGCAATACCCACTGATGTTTTGGCAAGGAATATTATATGAACATCAATATGATAAATCCATCGACCG CACCGAAGGAAATGCATCTGATTTTGGTCGGTTGACTACTTTACCGGCGACGTTCGTTCGCAGTCCACGTCATATGCATGAATATACGCAAGATGCAATGACATATGTACGTCATTACGGCCGTCCAGACCTGTTCATCACCTTCGCGTGCAATCCTAAGTGGATAGAAATTGTTCAACTGCTGCTTCCTGGCCAAACATCAAGTGATCGGCACGATATCACCGCACGTGTATTCAGGCAAAAAATCCGGTCGCTCATGCACTATATTGTTGGGCATCGTGTCTTTAGGGATACtcgatgctggatgtactccaTTGAATGGCAAATAAGAGGCTTACCGCTTGCGCACATTCACatttggttagtcgaaaaaatACAGCCAGACCAAATTGATGACATCATATTTGCCGAGATTCCTGATTCCGAAACCGATCCAGACCTACAAGATGTCGTAATTACAAACATGATTAATGAACCGTGTGGCGCCATTAACCCACAATCACCGTGCATGGTCGACGGCAAGTGTTCCAAGCGTTATCCACAAAATTTGACTGGCAAAGATGGTTATCCACTGTATCGACGTCGATCTTTTGATGATGGCGGTAGAACAATCACAGTCAAAGTGAAAGGAAATGATTTCGTGGTCGACAACTCTTGGGTTGTTCCATATTCGCCACTTCTTTCCAAAACATTCAGGGCGCATTGTAACGTGGAGTATTGCAATTCAGTGAAGTCCATCAAGTACATCTGCAAATATGTCACGAAGGGCAGTGACAGGGCGGCTTTTGGTCTTCAAGCTCCTGACCCCAATGAAGAAATCACGCGCTATCAAAATG TGCATCTGGAGAACGGTCAACGAGTTTATTTCACCCCAGCAAATGCCGCTCAACGTGCTCAAAACCCACCAGCGACAACATTGACCAGTTTCTTCTCGATTTGCCAAAGTGATCCGCTTGCACGTGCGTTACTTTACTCAGAAATGCCGCGTTATTACACTTGGAATGCTTCATCGAAGAAATCTCAACGTCGAAAGCAAGGTAATGTAGTTCCTGGTCATCCGGATGTGCGTTCTACTGAAGCTCTTGGCCGTATTTATAGAGTTCATCCGAAAAATGATGAATGCTTTTACTTACGACTATTGCTGGTGAATGTTCGTGGCCCGACATCATTTGAATCACTTCGAACTGTCAATGGTGTAGTGCTGCCAACATTTCGTGTTGCATTTCAGGAGCTCAATTTGCATTCAGAGAATCCCCATCTTGATATGAATGAAGAGATGCACAACCAGGTTTTGATAGAAGACATGTGTTACCTCATGTGCGGCAGTTTGTTAGCCAGGTTAGGAATGACATCGCCTGATCGTGGAGTAAACGACGCTTTCGAACGAGAATTGCAGCGTGAAcgcgaatatatatgtataccattgTTGAATCCTCAACAAAAAGAACTGTACGATACGGTGATGAAGGCAATTGATGATGGAAATGTCGGCTTGATTTTCCTTGATTCGCCTGGTGGAACTGGAAAGACATTCCTCATATCATTGATTTTGGCTGCAGTTCGTGCAAGATCAGAAATTGCTGTAGCAGTTGCTTTTTCTGGAATAGCGGTAACGATGTTGGAAGGTTGCCGAAGCGCTCATTCTGCATTAAAATTGCCATTAAACCTGCAAGCGGTTGAAGAACCAACATGTAACATAGCGAAACATTCAGCAATGGCCAAAGTTTTAATAACAAGCAAAATCATTAtctgggacgaatgcacaatgtcGCATAAACGCGCGTTACAAGCTCTGAATCGCACTATGAAAGATCTGCGTAATGACGCAAGATTATCATATTTTTGA